The DNA window GTAAGGCCCGAGACAGACACGAGTCAGGCCGTTGTCTCCATCCTCAGGGCCAGGCTCGAGGCCGATTGGGATTACGTAGAGGAGCTCAAGCGCACAAGAGCCACCTTTGAGGCCGAAGTAGTGGATTACAACAAGGGGGGATTGCTGGTAAAGATAGGAGTCCTGAGGGGTTTCGTCCCTGTATCCCAGGTGGATCCGCTCCGGTACCGCAATCACAGGGGAAGCAACAGGACAAAAGTCCTTTCCGAATTGGTGGGGCAGAAGATAAAATTGAAAGTAATGGATGCTCAAAGAGACCAGGGCCGCCTGATCCTTTCAGAGAAATTGGCTATGGAAGAATGGCGTGAAGAGCAGAAGAACCGCCTCCTGCGAGAGCTACAGGAAGGAGATATATACACCGGAGTCGTTACGGGTATATGCGAATTCGGGGCTTTTGTGGATATCGGAGGAATTGAAGGCTTGATCCACCTATCAGAACTCTCCTGGACAAAGGTTTCCCATCCGAGTGAGGTGGTGAAAGTAGGGGATAAGGTGGAAGTTTACGTCCTGGAAGTAGATCGGGAACGAGGTAAAGTAAGCTTGAG is part of the Anaerolineae bacterium genome and encodes:
- a CDS encoding S1 RNA-binding domain-containing protein, which codes for MEKSEFFHELLEIPHIAPGSIVKGVLVKISPNEVLVNIGTKTEAVLHHKELSGPAREILKNYKEGDEIPVCIVRPETDTSQAVVSILRARLEADWDYVEELKRTRATFEAEVVDYNKGGLLVKIGVLRGFVPVSQVDPLRYRNHRGSNRTKVLSELVGQKIKLKVMDAQRDQGRLILSEKLAMEEWREEQKNRLLRELQEGDIYTGVVTGICEFGAFVDIGGIEGLIHLSELSWTKVSHPSEVVKVGDKVEVYVLEVDRERGKVSLSLKRIHPEPWSMVEEKYRVGQFVEGTVTKLAPFGAFVQIEDGIEGLIHISELSFQRINHPKEVVKVGDVLRLQIISLDPVHRRMGLSLKRVAEHNRSSEDWRKDYEEFSRRD